The Hymenobacter sp. 5317J-9 genome has a window encoding:
- a CDS encoding RluA family pseudouridine synthase, whose amino-acid sequence MNRPNLWSEGREILFEDNHLLVINKPAGLLVQGDATGDEPLSKKAAEYLRFKYKKPGEAFVGVCHRIDRPVSGIVILAKTSKALSRLNEMFRDDKIHKTYWALTGKPPVPESGTLIHWLVKDTVRNVTKAYPTAHGQGLRSELSYELLGPAGNRFLLQVNPVTGRPHQIRTQLATGLGTPIVGDVKYGFIAPLPDVSIALHARQLQLQHPVTKEAMTLIAPLPDAPHWDAAREYYK is encoded by the coding sequence GTGAATCGTCCCAACCTCTGGTCCGAAGGCAGAGAAATTCTGTTCGAAGACAATCATCTTCTCGTCATCAATAAGCCCGCCGGCCTCCTCGTGCAGGGCGACGCCACCGGCGACGAGCCCCTCTCCAAAAAAGCCGCCGAATACCTGCGCTTCAAATACAAGAAGCCGGGCGAAGCCTTTGTGGGGGTGTGCCACCGCATCGACCGGCCCGTGTCGGGCATCGTCATCCTGGCCAAAACCAGCAAGGCTTTGAGCCGGCTGAACGAAATGTTTCGGGACGACAAAATCCATAAAACCTACTGGGCCCTCACCGGCAAGCCTCCGGTGCCCGAAAGCGGTACGCTCATTCACTGGCTGGTGAAAGACACCGTGCGCAACGTAACCAAGGCCTACCCCACGGCCCACGGCCAGGGCCTGCGCTCCGAGCTGAGCTATGAGTTGCTGGGCCCGGCCGGCAACCGCTTCCTGCTGCAGGTGAACCCGGTGACGGGCCGCCCCCACCAGATTCGGACCCAGCTGGCCACCGGCCTGGGCACGCCCATCGTGGGCGACGTGAAGTACGGCTTCATTGCCCCGCTGCCCGACGTGAGCATTGCCCTGCACGCCCGCCAGCTGCAATTGCAGCATCCGGTCACGAAAGAGGCGATGACGCTGATTGCCCCCCTGCCCGATGCCCCGCACTGGGACGCTGCCCGGGAGTACTATAAGTAA
- the panB gene encoding 3-methyl-2-oxobutanoate hydroxymethyltransferase has protein sequence MSQHKEVKLVTTHQMLAMKQRGEKISMLTAYDYSMAQILDGAGVDVLLVGDSASNVMAGHETTLPITLDQMIYHAQSVVRAVKRAFVVVDMPFGSYQGNSSEALRSAIRIMKESGGHGVKLEGGAEVKDSIIRILTAGIPVMGHLGLTPQSIYKFGTYTVRAKEEAEAQKLLEDARLLQEIGCFGLVLEKIPASLAKQVAEELTIPVIGIGAGPDVDGQVLVVHDMLGLTKEFKPRFLRRYAELHDVMTEAVQHYVADVKSREFPSKEEGY, from the coding sequence ATGTCCCAGCACAAGGAAGTCAAGCTCGTCACCACCCACCAGATGCTCGCCATGAAGCAGCGGGGGGAAAAAATCTCCATGCTCACGGCCTACGATTACTCGATGGCCCAAATCCTCGACGGCGCCGGCGTCGACGTCCTGCTCGTCGGCGACTCGGCTTCCAACGTGATGGCCGGCCACGAAACCACCCTGCCCATCACCCTCGACCAAATGATTTACCACGCCCAAAGCGTGGTGCGCGCTGTGAAGCGCGCCTTTGTGGTGGTGGATATGCCTTTTGGCTCCTACCAGGGTAATTCGTCGGAGGCCCTGCGCTCGGCCATCCGCATCATGAAAGAAAGCGGCGGCCACGGCGTGAAGCTGGAAGGCGGCGCCGAGGTGAAGGACAGCATCATTCGCATTCTCACGGCCGGCATTCCGGTGATGGGCCACCTTGGCCTCACGCCCCAGAGCATCTACAAATTCGGCACCTACACCGTGCGCGCCAAAGAAGAAGCCGAGGCCCAGAAGCTGCTCGAAGACGCCCGCCTGCTGCAGGAAATCGGCTGCTTCGGCCTGGTGCTGGAGAAAATCCCCGCCTCGCTGGCCAAACAGGTGGCCGAGGAGCTCACCATTCCCGTCATCGGCATCGGTGCCGGCCCCGACGTGGACGGGCAGGTGCTGGTGGTGCACGACATGCTGGGCCTCACCAAAGAGTTTAAGCCCCGTTTCCTGCGCCGCTATGCCGAGCTGCACGACGTGATGACCGAGGCGGTGCAGCACTACGTGGCCGACGTGAAAAGCCGCGAGTTTCCAAGCAAGGAAGAAGGGTACTAA
- the rimM gene encoding ribosome maturation factor RimM (Essential for efficient processing of 16S rRNA), with product MTLDETYQLGYILKTHGLRGHVAAHFDVDDVEEYLKLKKVYLALPAAPTKLVEHKVEKVQSQSGNRVLLKLRGIDRIEEAEPLRGSQLYLPLAELPELEDDQFYFHDVIGFTVVDENLGELGTVENFYELPQQDMLAMRYQGQEVLIPVVDELVSHADHEKKQVHVNLPEGLLDVYLKPSSRDKDEPDEFDEA from the coding sequence ATGACCCTCGACGAAACCTATCAGCTCGGCTACATCCTCAAAACCCACGGCCTGCGCGGCCACGTGGCCGCCCACTTCGACGTGGACGACGTGGAAGAATACCTGAAGCTCAAAAAAGTGTACCTGGCCCTGCCCGCTGCCCCCACCAAACTGGTGGAGCACAAGGTGGAAAAGGTGCAGTCCCAATCCGGCAACCGCGTGCTGCTCAAGCTGCGTGGCATCGACCGCATTGAGGAGGCCGAGCCCCTGCGCGGCTCGCAGCTTTACCTGCCCCTGGCCGAGTTGCCGGAACTGGAAGACGACCAGTTCTACTTCCACGACGTCATCGGCTTCACCGTGGTAGACGAGAACTTAGGTGAACTGGGCACGGTGGAGAACTTCTACGAACTGCCACAACAGGACATGCTAGCCATGCGCTACCAGGGCCAGGAAGTGCTGATTCCGGTGGTGGATGAGTTGGTGAGCCACGCCGACCACGAGAAAAAGCAAGTCCACGTGAACCTGCCCGAAGGCTTGCTCGACGTGTACCTCAAGCCGTCTTCGCGCGACAAAGACGAGCCCGACGAATTCGACGAAGCATAA
- a CDS encoding acyl-CoA desaturase — MAILIFFVAHYYLSLFTQTFYLHRYAAHKMFTMNKFWEKFFFAFTYLCQGSSFLSPRAYALLHRMHHAYSDTELDPHSPHFSNNAFDMMWKTKVIYNDVVNNNHEGAKRFEGDIPEWNWLDKFGGTVYSRVGWGTAYVLFYINFATAWWQYLLLPIHFLMGPIHGAIVNWGGHKYGYQNFDNNDKSMNTLALDFLAFGELFQNNHHKLPMRVNFGVKWWEFDPTYVAIWGLNKVGIIKVKRKNMNLNTMSKLAKPKREAMAA, encoded by the coding sequence ATGGCTATCCTCATTTTCTTCGTTGCCCACTACTATTTATCGCTGTTCACGCAGACGTTTTACCTGCACCGCTACGCGGCGCACAAGATGTTTACGATGAACAAGTTTTGGGAGAAGTTCTTCTTTGCCTTCACCTACCTCTGCCAAGGCAGCAGCTTCCTCTCGCCGCGGGCGTATGCGCTGCTGCACCGCATGCACCACGCCTACTCCGACACCGAGCTGGACCCGCACTCGCCCCACTTCTCGAACAACGCGTTCGACATGATGTGGAAGACCAAGGTGATTTACAACGACGTGGTGAACAACAACCACGAAGGTGCCAAACGCTTCGAGGGCGACATTCCGGAATGGAACTGGCTCGACAAATTCGGCGGCACCGTGTACTCGCGGGTGGGCTGGGGCACGGCCTACGTGCTGTTCTACATCAATTTCGCCACGGCGTGGTGGCAGTACCTGCTGCTGCCCATTCACTTCCTGATGGGTCCTATCCACGGCGCCATTGTGAACTGGGGCGGCCACAAATACGGCTACCAGAACTTCGACAACAACGACAAGTCGATGAACACCCTGGCGCTGGACTTTCTGGCTTTCGGCGAGCTGTTCCAGAACAACCACCACAAGTTGCCCATGCGCGTCAACTTCGGCGTGAAGTGGTGGGAGTTCGACCCCACCTACGTGGCCATCTGGGGCCTGAATAAAGTGGGCATCATCAAGGTGAAGCGCAAAAACATGAACCTGAACACCATGTCGAAGCTGGCCAAGCCCAAGCGCGAAGCCATGGCGGCGTAG
- a CDS encoding 30S ribosomal protein S16, with protein sequence MAVKIRLARRGRKKAATYDIVVADSRSPRDGRFIEKLGTYNPNTNPATINYDADRAFYWMMTGAQPTDTVRAMLSYRGVLYRRHLQLGVDKGAITQEVADQRFDAWKSEKDAKIEGKRTGLVDAKEEARKAAFAAETKVKEARAEALRQKQAALLAANAPAPAAEEATEAPAEEAAAEAAE encoded by the coding sequence ATGGCAGTTAAAATCCGCCTCGCCCGCCGTGGCCGCAAAAAGGCCGCGACTTACGACATCGTAGTAGCTGACAGCCGCTCGCCCCGCGACGGCCGTTTCATCGAGAAACTCGGCACCTACAACCCCAACACCAACCCCGCCACCATCAACTACGACGCCGACCGCGCGTTCTACTGGATGATGACCGGTGCTCAGCCCACCGACACCGTTCGGGCCATGCTCAGCTACCGCGGCGTGCTCTACCGTCGTCACCTGCAGCTGGGTGTCGACAAAGGCGCCATCACCCAAGAGGTGGCCGACCAGCGTTTCGACGCCTGGAAGTCGGAGAAAGACGCCAAAATCGAAGGCAAGCGCACTGGCCTGGTGGATGCGAAGGAAGAAGCCCGCAAAGCTGCTTTCGCCGCCGAAACCAAGGTGAAAGAGGCTCGCGCCGAAGCGCTGCGTCAGAAGCAGGCTGCCTTGCTGGCTGCTAACGCCCCCGCTCCGGCTGCCGAAGAAGCCACCGAGGCTCCGGCCGAAGAGGCTGCTGCCGAAGCTGCCGAGTAG